One window of the Bacteroidota bacterium genome contains the following:
- a CDS encoding carboxypeptidase-like regulatory domain-containing protein produces the protein MQIPGKSFLLILLLMPCTLFGQGILRGVVTDSVSKEPLIGANVFLRGTALGGVTDREGKYRVTGISPGTYSVRVSYIGYVTREITRNIASGENTLNSALVPDVLEGEEVLVTAQARGQIAAINQQITSNTIVNVISEEKIKELPDANAAEAIGRLPGVSLIRSGGEASKVILRGMSDKFTSFTIDGVRIPPTDADSRGVDLSTFSQGTLAGVELFKALTPDKDGDAIAGSVNLVTRKAPSERQLRLDIKQAYNQLHTSGVLYDFNGKYGERFFDDVVGVQVTGNIERRDRSDERFNLSVQNLASLQLGKGWRYTDFTLNFTDEIRSRGGAGLLLDINTPDNGTIRINNLYSQTKRDYINYSRNYPVGGDAVFYSAWDREQEIKNLNSSVRGE, from the coding sequence ATGCAAATCCCCGGAAAGTCTTTTCTGCTCATTCTCCTGCTGATGCCGTGCACGTTGTTCGGGCAGGGCATATTGCGGGGCGTTGTGACAGATTCTGTTTCAAAAGAGCCGCTCATCGGAGCGAATGTTTTTCTCCGAGGTACGGCATTGGGGGGAGTGACGGATCGGGAAGGAAAGTACAGGGTCACGGGTATTTCGCCCGGAACGTACTCGGTACGCGTATCCTATATCGGGTACGTAACGAGGGAAATCACGCGCAACATCGCAAGCGGGGAAAACACACTCAACAGCGCGCTGGTGCCGGATGTGTTGGAGGGTGAAGAAGTTCTCGTGACAGCCCAGGCCCGCGGTCAGATTGCGGCCATTAACCAGCAGATCACTTCCAACACCATTGTCAACGTCATTTCGGAGGAGAAGATCAAGGAGTTGCCTGATGCAAATGCCGCGGAAGCGATCGGACGCTTGCCGGGTGTTTCGCTGATCAGATCAGGAGGTGAGGCAAGCAAAGTGATCCTCCGCGGAATGAGCGACAAGTTCACGTCGTTCACGATAGATGGAGTGAGAATTCCACCAACAGATGCAGATTCCAGAGGAGTAGACCTAAGCACGTTCTCACAAGGCACGCTTGCAGGCGTCGAGTTGTTCAAAGCCCTCACACCGGACAAAGATGGTGATGCAATTGCAGGAAGTGTCAACCTCGTTACCCGAAAAGCCCCCTCTGAGCGCCAGCTTCGGCTCGACATCAAGCAGGCCTACAATCAGCTCCATACTTCCGGGGTGTTGTACGACTTCAACGGGAAGTACGGTGAGCGATTTTTTGACGACGTTGTGGGTGTTCAGGTAACAGGCAACATTGAGCGCCGCGACAGAAGCGACGAGCGCTTCAACCTTTCGGTTCAGAATCTTGCCAGTCTCCAGCTCGGCAAGGGATGGAGGTATACCGACTTCACGTTGAACTTCACGGACGAGATCCGTTCACGTGGCGGTGCAGGCTTGCTTCTCGATATCAACACACCCGACAATGGAACCATCCGCATCAACAATCTCTACAGTCAAACCAAGCGTGACTACATCAACTATTCCAGGAATTATCCTGTCGGTGGGGATGCCGTTTTCTACTCAGCGTGGGATAGGGAACAAGAAATCAAGAATTTGAACAGTTCCGTTCGCGGGGAGAA